The following proteins are encoded in a genomic region of Syngnathus acus chromosome 22, fSynAcu1.2, whole genome shotgun sequence:
- the stxbp6 gene encoding syntaxin-binding protein 6 isoform X2 — translation MSAKATINKEVFVPHDEKMLAAVQVKRKTKKKIPFLATGGQGDYLTFICLSVTNKKPAHVTITKVKQFQGTSAFVKRSQWTIDQLRQVNGIDSNKDSPEFDLTFDNAFDQWVAGSAGEKSTFVQILHHTCQRYIPMRKPEFVNCQSKLLGGNSILHSAADSVTSAVQKASQALNERGERLGRAEERTADMMNSAEQFAVTAHKLAMKHKC, via the exons GCCACCATCAACAAGGAAGTCTTCGTTCCCCACGACGAGAAGATGTTGGCAGCTGTGCAGGTGAAACGGAAGACCAAGAAGAAGATTCCCTTCTTGGCTACTGGCGGTCAGGGAGACTACTTGACATTCATCTGCCTCTCAG TGACGAATAAGAAGCCAGCTCACGTCACCATCACCAAAGTGAAACAGTTTCAAGGAACGTCGGCCTTTGTCAAACGCTCCCAGTGGACTATCGATCAACTACGGCAGGTCAACGGCATTGATTCCAACAAA GACTCTCCTGAGTTTGACCTAACGTTTGACAACGCCTTTGACCAGTGGGTCGCCGGTTCTGCGGGAGAGAAGTCCACCTTTGTCCAGATTCTTCACCACACCTGCCAGCGTTACATCCCGATGCGAAAACCGGAATTTGTCAACTGTCAGTCTAAACTTCTGGGAG GCAACAGTATCCTCCACTCGGCCGCGGACAGCGTGACGAGCGCCGTGCAGAAGGCCAGTCAGGCTCTGAACGAGCGAGGCGAGCGACTGGGCAGGGCCGAGGAGAGGACGGCCGACATGATGAACAGCGCTGAGCAGTTTGCCGTCACTGCGCACAAG ctTGCCATGAAGCACAAGTGTTAA
- the stxbp6 gene encoding syntaxin-binding protein 6 isoform X1 has translation MSAKATINKEVFVPHDEKMLAAVQVKRKTKKKIPFLATGGQGDYLTFICLSVTNKKPAHVTITKVKQFQGTSAFVKRSQWTIDQLRQVNGIDSNKDSPEFDLTFDNAFDQWVAGSAGEKSTFVQILHHTCQRYIPMRKPEFVNCQSKLLGEAQAVDSVFVRCKVFMNRVRKDLVARHSHLPRRGNSILHSAADSVTSAVQKASQALNERGERLGRAEERTADMMNSAEQFAVTAHKLAMKHKC, from the exons GCCACCATCAACAAGGAAGTCTTCGTTCCCCACGACGAGAAGATGTTGGCAGCTGTGCAGGTGAAACGGAAGACCAAGAAGAAGATTCCCTTCTTGGCTACTGGCGGTCAGGGAGACTACTTGACATTCATCTGCCTCTCAG TGACGAATAAGAAGCCAGCTCACGTCACCATCACCAAAGTGAAACAGTTTCAAGGAACGTCGGCCTTTGTCAAACGCTCCCAGTGGACTATCGATCAACTACGGCAGGTCAACGGCATTGATTCCAACAAA GACTCTCCTGAGTTTGACCTAACGTTTGACAACGCCTTTGACCAGTGGGTCGCCGGTTCTGCGGGAGAGAAGTCCACCTTTGTCCAGATTCTTCACCACACCTGCCAGCGTTACATCCCGATGCGAAAACCGGAATTTGTCAACTGTCAGTCTAAACTTCTGGGAG AAGCCCAAGCGGTAGATTCAGTCTTTGTCCGTTGCAAAGTGTTTATGAACAGAGTGAGGAAAGATCTGGTCGCTCGCCATAGTCATCTCCCACGACGAG GCAACAGTATCCTCCACTCGGCCGCGGACAGCGTGACGAGCGCCGTGCAGAAGGCCAGTCAGGCTCTGAACGAGCGAGGCGAGCGACTGGGCAGGGCCGAGGAGAGGACGGCCGACATGATGAACAGCGCTGAGCAGTTTGCCGTCACTGCGCACAAG ctTGCCATGAAGCACAAGTGTTAA